A region from the Hydra vulgaris chromosome 10, alternate assembly HydraT2T_AEP genome encodes:
- the LOC136085834 gene encoding uncharacterized protein LOC136085834 isoform X1 produces the protein MDDTRTEILQSREEENFLLESNNACHEIFNPIRWCLPPAIKKYWKTVLLATMLFLAGLVFLLVAILIVALPKFRNASSSVVFFMFGLICIIPGEQLLFIATSRYQVYKRHRMFGRYFTTQRFHMTFFRFPSKVVFCLETSAFNFT, from the exons ATGGATGACACAAGGACTGAAATACTTCAAAGTAGAgaagaagaaaattttcttcttgagtcaaataacgcttgtcatgaaatttttaatccaATCAG atggtGTCTACCTCCGGCCATTAAAAAGTACTGGAAGACAGTTTTACTCGCCACAATGCTTTTTCTTGCAGGATtag TTTTTCTACTGGTTGCCATTCTTATTGTTGCGTTACCCAAGTTTAGAAATG catcgaGCAGCGtcgtattttttatgtttggaTTAATTTGTATAATTCCTGGag AACAGCTTCTATTTATCGCGACATCAAGGTATCAAGTCTACAAGAGACACAGAATGTTTGGGCGTTATTTTACGACACAACGTTTTCATATGACTTTTTTCAGATTTCCTAGCAAGGTTGTGTTCTGTTTAGAAACTTCAGCTTTCAATTTTACCTAA